In the Oncorhynchus keta strain PuntledgeMale-10-30-2019 chromosome 14, Oket_V2, whole genome shotgun sequence genome, one interval contains:
- the LOC118394214 gene encoding protein FAM163B-like, translating to MSAGTVVICGGILATVILLTIVAVLCYCRLQYYCCKREEPEMEEEQPDLTIMSSLPTPVHTADDQDMMTTPPSEPNGPAFVYTPSLTRKPMTHSHRFCPSCTRYSLPFYLQHSSERLHNGGGRISYRTVQQQELDLPMDLASFNHKLNLIRSVTMREVVTHSQGVSTDV from the exons ATGTCAGCCGggacagtggttatctgtggtgGAATTCTAGCTACAGTCATCTTACTGACTATCGTTGCAGTACTGTGCTACTGTAGGTTGCAG TATTATTGCTGTAAGAGGGAGGAgccagagatggaggaggagcaaCCGGACCTCACCATCAtgtcctctctccccacaccaGTGCACACGGCTGATGACCAGGACATGATGACCACGCCCCCCTCTGAGCCCAACGGGCCCGCCTTTGTCTACACTCCTTCCCTGACCCGCAAACCAATGACACACTCCCATAGGTTTTGCCCATCCTGCACTCGCTACTCCTTGCCCTTCTACCTGCAGCACTCCTCTGAGAGACTGCATAACGGTGGGGGCCGCATCAGCTACAGGACTGTGCAGCAGCAGGAGCTGGACCTGCCAATGGACCTGGCCAGCTTCAACCACAAGCTCAACCTCATCCGCTCTGTCACCATGAGGGAGGTGGTCACTCACAGCCAAGGTGTCAGCACTGATGTGTAG